A window of Cohnella herbarum contains these coding sequences:
- a CDS encoding carbohydrate ABC transporter permease — protein sequence MKVYNEGLGSKAFDIVNYTIMVVLCIVMLYPLLNTFAVSISDSTLVSQGKITFYPRGFDFHSYQYIFQDKNILNAYKNTLVFLVIGTFLQLLLTSLFSYPLAISEFVFRKPLAIFVVIMMVFQGGLIPQFLLIRDLHMFNTIWAVVLPVAMTAFNIIIFRTFFQDVPKELRESAYLDGANDFGILFRIYVPLSKPLLATFALFGAVMFWNMWFEPMIFLNDESAHPIQLLLRRMTIELKDYTDVGGLQRFIDTYNLNPKNIRMASIIVTILPILFVYPVLQKHFVSGMMIGSVKG from the coding sequence TTGAAGGTATATAATGAAGGGCTCGGGTCCAAAGCTTTCGATATCGTGAATTATACGATCATGGTCGTGCTATGTATCGTTATGCTATATCCGCTGTTAAATACGTTTGCCGTTTCAATCAGCGATTCTACTTTGGTTAGTCAGGGAAAGATTACGTTTTACCCGCGAGGCTTCGACTTCCACAGTTATCAATACATTTTTCAAGATAAAAACATTTTGAATGCTTATAAGAACACGCTTGTTTTTTTAGTCATCGGCACTTTTTTACAACTGCTGCTGACCTCCTTGTTCTCCTATCCGTTAGCGATCAGCGAGTTCGTATTCCGTAAACCGTTGGCTATTTTCGTAGTCATCATGATGGTCTTTCAAGGCGGGTTGATACCGCAATTCCTGCTCATCAGGGATTTGCATATGTTCAACACGATTTGGGCGGTCGTGTTGCCGGTCGCGATGACCGCGTTCAATATCATCATCTTCCGTACTTTCTTCCAAGATGTCCCGAAGGAACTGCGAGAGTCCGCTTATTTGGACGGAGCGAACGATTTCGGAATTCTGTTTCGCATATACGTACCGTTATCCAAGCCGCTTCTGGCGACATTCGCGCTATTCGGCGCCGTCATGTTCTGGAACATGTGGTTCGAACCGATGATTTTTCTCAATGATGAGAGTGCCCACCCCATCCAGTTACTCTTGCGAAGGATGACAATCGAACTGAAGGATTACACGGATGTGGGCGGCCTTCAGCGATTTATCGACACTTACAATTTGAATCCCAAGAACATCAGGATGGCGTCGATCATAGTCACGATTTTGCCGATTTTGTTCGTCTATCCGGTATTGCAGAAACATTTTGTGTCCGGAATGATGATCGGTTCGGTGAAAGGTTAA
- a CDS encoding extracellular solute-binding protein, with protein sequence MKKKMVLVLSLLLVATLVFAGCSKNNNKPSEQASSSNSGETSKASEPAEETIKINAYMSSFGDDPKDTELYKLWKGKMEAYIGKKLDIKWNYVNSDDYPEKIKLTLASGDTPDIMSGVKDAEVMFQFGNQGSLLDIAPYLDEYAPNYKSYLESTKFADKSMYTPEGKMFFFGDGFQNDTGLAGSAYPALYRFDVFQKHNIKVPENWDEFYDAAVKLKELYPDSYPVNSQEWPKFTDALALSNHTKSDIYWNGEKYVYGPTEESFKEGLMYIRKLYDEKLLDPEFLSQSQDQLQAKVTTGKSFMLPLAWGGWWEKYSVPDQGVVWGAAVNPKNEKYGDQWVLGPALLGKTIYPNYGIMISKNTKNPELIIKLLDYQYSPEMIDLMHWGVEGKTYEMIDGKREFINKNGDWKENSDFGLGTPWTRQGFVYAPQNYSTDYIKYKKVQFFAKGQFEEMRPQEGMGKFTSSETAIAPYEQAPVIRLSKEDEAKKAQIMTAVQTYLDENIYKFLLGERDLSEWDAFKKELSDIGDYQSIVDMMNAQVSK encoded by the coding sequence TTGAAGAAAAAAATGGTTCTTGTACTGAGTCTTCTGCTTGTTGCGACGCTTGTGTTCGCGGGTTGCAGCAAGAACAACAACAAGCCGTCAGAGCAAGCAAGCAGCAGCAATTCCGGAGAGACGTCTAAGGCGTCCGAACCGGCAGAGGAAACGATCAAGATTAACGCTTACATGTCCAGCTTCGGGGATGATCCGAAGGATACCGAGCTTTATAAGCTCTGGAAGGGAAAGATGGAAGCGTATATCGGCAAGAAGCTCGATATTAAATGGAATTACGTGAATAGCGACGACTATCCGGAGAAAATAAAGTTGACCCTTGCCAGCGGCGATACGCCGGACATTATGTCGGGCGTGAAGGATGCAGAGGTCATGTTCCAATTCGGCAACCAAGGGTCCCTCTTGGACATTGCGCCTTACTTGGACGAATACGCTCCAAACTATAAATCCTATTTAGAGTCTACCAAGTTCGCGGACAAGAGTATGTATACGCCTGAAGGCAAAATGTTTTTCTTCGGGGATGGATTCCAGAACGATACGGGGTTAGCGGGGTCGGCTTACCCGGCGTTATACCGGTTCGACGTTTTCCAGAAACATAATATTAAAGTTCCGGAAAACTGGGACGAATTCTATGACGCGGCCGTTAAGTTAAAAGAACTGTATCCGGATTCTTATCCGGTCAATTCGCAGGAATGGCCAAAATTCACGGACGCGTTAGCACTGTCGAACCATACGAAAAGCGATATTTACTGGAACGGTGAGAAATACGTCTACGGACCGACCGAGGAGTCTTTCAAAGAAGGTTTAATGTATATTCGCAAATTGTACGACGAGAAGCTGCTCGATCCCGAGTTCTTGAGCCAGTCGCAAGATCAGTTGCAAGCGAAAGTAACGACCGGCAAGTCCTTCATGCTTCCGCTCGCGTGGGGCGGTTGGTGGGAGAAATATTCCGTTCCGGACCAAGGCGTCGTATGGGGCGCAGCGGTCAATCCGAAAAACGAAAAGTACGGCGATCAGTGGGTGTTGGGGCCGGCTCTCTTAGGTAAAACGATCTATCCGAACTACGGCATCATGATTTCCAAAAACACGAAAAATCCTGAGCTTATCATCAAATTGCTCGATTATCAGTATTCGCCTGAAATGATCGATTTGATGCATTGGGGCGTAGAAGGCAAAACTTATGAAATGATCGACGGTAAAAGGGAATTCATCAACAAAAACGGAGATTGGAAAGAAAACTCCGACTTCGGTCTCGGAACTCCATGGACGCGTCAAGGATTCGTATATGCGCCGCAAAACTATTCGACGGACTATATTAAATACAAAAAAGTACAGTTTTTCGCTAAGGGCCAATTTGAGGAGATGCGTCCACAGGAGGGGATGGGTAAATTTACAAGTTCGGAAACGGCCATTGCTCCGTATGAGCAAGCTCCGGTCATCCGTTTGAGCAAAGAAGACGAAGCAAAGAAAGCGCAAATCATGACCGCGGTACAAACGTATTTGGACGAAAATATTTATAAATTCCTGCTCGGCGAAAGAGATCTCTCCGAATGGGATGCATTCAAGAAGGAGCTTTCGGATATCGGCGATTATCAATCGATCGTGGACATGATGAACGCTCAAGTATCCAAGTAA
- a CDS encoding endo-alpha-N-acetylgalactosaminidase family protein translates to MTNAININEAWRSISGDYYDWQATMQPESPYNFDYSQMLTMKIGMAFPDGKGGSNVLCTFERALQYIREADILARGIPKIVYLVGWQYNGHDDRYPAWDEVNVHLKRPQDPTARDSYLWLVEEAKRYNTTVSVHVNMTDAYDNSPHWDLYMEHDLISRNEDGSLLQIGNYNDRAAYQIFYKNEWESGIIVQRIEKLISLLGLDKAGTVHLDAYFPRANVFRGVSQEEESSYMRRTIRYFRERGIDVTSENFAHHRNDPFIGLQPWCWWFDQNQEKHFLERPAKLLSGAAIRDYSIPGIPRRDDLEFLFGAGVHGEDVFWDSDKGIPREEWHDIFIEQICTRMLQYQYLNSIERIRMEGEGDNRIVHYSGGHSVHLADRSVRREGKPLRIGDDVLFPALWQERPELIAFSKEGYSKKSWSLPPDWNEVAAVDIYRITAAGLAEVQLGQQVIGGQLELSLASGAAVSILPYSRS, encoded by the coding sequence ATGACGAACGCTATTAATATTAATGAAGCATGGCGCTCCATTTCCGGGGATTATTACGATTGGCAAGCGACGATGCAACCGGAGAGCCCTTACAATTTCGATTACAGTCAGATGCTGACGATGAAGATAGGCATGGCGTTCCCGGATGGAAAGGGCGGCTCGAACGTTCTATGTACTTTCGAACGGGCACTTCAATATATACGGGAGGCGGATATTCTCGCTAGAGGTATTCCGAAAATCGTATATTTGGTCGGATGGCAGTACAACGGTCACGATGACCGTTATCCCGCTTGGGATGAAGTGAATGTCCATCTGAAGAGGCCGCAGGATCCGACCGCGAGGGACAGCTACTTGTGGTTGGTGGAAGAAGCCAAGCGGTATAACACGACCGTCAGCGTTCATGTCAATATGACGGATGCTTACGATAATAGCCCGCATTGGGACCTTTATATGGAGCATGATCTGATTTCGCGCAACGAGGACGGCTCTTTGCTGCAAATCGGTAACTATAACGATAGGGCTGCCTATCAAATTTTCTACAAGAACGAATGGGAGAGCGGGATTATCGTTCAGCGAATCGAGAAGCTGATCTCGCTGTTGGGGCTCGATAAGGCCGGAACCGTACATCTGGACGCCTATTTTCCTAGAGCGAATGTATTCCGGGGCGTCTCTCAAGAGGAGGAGTCCTCTTACATGCGCCGTACGATTCGCTATTTTCGAGAACGCGGGATCGACGTGACGAGCGAAAACTTCGCTCATCATCGCAACGATCCGTTCATCGGATTGCAACCATGGTGCTGGTGGTTCGATCAGAATCAGGAGAAACATTTTCTGGAAAGACCCGCCAAGCTGCTCAGCGGAGCTGCTATTCGAGATTACTCTATACCGGGGATTCCGCGCAGAGACGACCTGGAATTCCTGTTCGGCGCGGGCGTGCATGGTGAGGACGTATTCTGGGATTCGGACAAGGGGATTCCGCGCGAGGAATGGCATGACATCTTCATCGAGCAGATATGCACGAGAATGCTTCAATATCAGTATTTGAATTCCATTGAACGCATTCGGATGGAGGGCGAGGGCGATAACAGAATCGTTCATTACTCCGGCGGTCATTCCGTCCATCTCGCCGATCGTTCCGTTCGTCGAGAAGGTAAGCCGCTTCGAATTGGTGACGACGTACTTTTCCCTGCACTATGGCAAGAACGACCCGAGTTGATCGCATTCAGTAAAGAGGGTTATTCGAAAAAAAGCTGGTCTCTGCCGCCCGACTGGAACGAAGTAGCAGCCGTCGATATCTACCGGATCACGGCCGCCGGGTTAGCGGAAGTACAACTCGGTCAACAGGTAATCGGCGGGCAATTGGAGCTATCGTTAGCTTCTGGAGCCGCAGTCTCTATTCTTCCGTACTCAAGATCATAA
- a CDS encoding right-handed parallel beta-helix repeat-containing protein — protein sequence MRKIVDDHTVEVIVDIATQSEKPDYPDVGDRIELVRGQTLEPYAPNEIAGVEVCPDGGLRLQLRQPIPEGLAETDLIANLTRAASLTIRNCSVRNNRARAFLVQTRDVEIENCTFDHCTGTAIHLNCSIYWYESLSVNRVSVRNNRFVECGFGAGTIGGAEAMVVSVESPGAVVGVHRDIRFTGNVIHGRNGMALRIESAQGVRVEGNEFISSSPIALIDDSREVVFRNNRFDVVQAQFVIGKGCCEKSIELRDEACEIKQMR from the coding sequence GTGAGAAAAATTGTCGACGATCATACGGTAGAAGTAATCGTCGATATTGCCACACAATCCGAAAAACCGGATTATCCGGACGTGGGGGATCGGATCGAGCTCGTACGAGGCCAGACGTTGGAGCCTTATGCTCCGAATGAGATAGCGGGCGTTGAGGTGTGCCCGGATGGCGGGTTGAGGCTGCAGCTTCGACAGCCAATTCCGGAAGGACTCGCGGAAACCGACTTGATTGCGAATCTGACGAGGGCGGCTTCGTTGACCATTCGCAATTGTTCGGTGCGGAATAATCGCGCCCGAGCGTTCCTCGTTCAAACGCGGGATGTAGAAATCGAGAATTGCACGTTCGATCATTGCACGGGCACGGCCATTCATTTGAACTGCTCGATCTACTGGTATGAGAGCTTGTCCGTCAATCGGGTGTCGGTACGAAACAATCGGTTCGTGGAATGCGGGTTCGGCGCCGGGACGATCGGAGGCGCGGAAGCGATGGTTGTCAGCGTAGAAAGCCCTGGGGCCGTTGTTGGCGTTCATCGGGACATTCGGTTTACGGGAAACGTCATACACGGACGCAACGGGATGGCGCTACGGATCGAATCCGCGCAGGGAGTAAGGGTCGAGGGGAACGAGTTTATCTCTAGTTCGCCGATTGCCCTCATTGACGATTCGCGTGAAGTCGTATTCCGGAACAATCGATTCGATGTCGTTCAAGCCCAATTCGTCATAGGAAAAGGATGCTGTGAAAAGTCGATCGAACTGAGGGATGAAGCATGCGAGATCAAGCAAATGCGATAG
- a CDS encoding right-handed parallel beta-helix repeat-containing protein, translated as MRDQANAIENDPVTRLFRVTDYGAKPDSGEDATRAIQAAIDAASAMEEPAVIEFPLGRYDLYPVNAAQAPYYVSNTVSEDEHPDPTKTIGLWFKGASRIRVEGNGSRLLFHGKMTPIVMDGCVDAEIRNLTIDFARPTISEIRIAAIGESYWDVEVHPDSYYLLKDDKLHWVGEGWSYRGGPAQEYDPVSNRTWRVPNPVTLANHVEQLELGKLRLRFASAPFTTVGHVFQMRDGIRDQVGSLIVGCRNIIWQNVWMQYMHGLGIVGQFSENLTLEGLRLAPDPSEGRTAAGFADFVHLSGMKGKVSIVDSEFEGAHDDAINVHGTHLRIVGVEDGKRVRVRFMHPQTYGFNAFHPGDEIDFISARALTSYATRQVIDIKQLSLREAELTLDALVPETIGDEDVVENVTWTPEVSIRGNVFKRIPTRGILVTTRRKVTIENNSFEKLHMSAILIADDAESWFESGMVRHVRIRGNRFIACGGGTQPVILIHPENTLVSADAPVHSNVVISGNRFELDGSPLLDAKSTHDLIVADNQISRNGVMDGESADSQEIVRLWACSGVEIVGNTFEDNGVAIVKTISMRAKHLAIDTGQAAIIRRDYEDEI; from the coding sequence ATGCGAGATCAAGCAAATGCGATAGAAAACGATCCGGTTACCCGACTGTTTCGGGTAACCGATTACGGAGCGAAACCGGATTCCGGCGAGGATGCGACTAGGGCGATACAAGCCGCAATCGACGCCGCTTCCGCCATGGAAGAGCCGGCGGTGATTGAATTTCCGCTGGGCCGATATGATTTGTATCCGGTGAACGCAGCCCAAGCGCCTTATTATGTCTCCAATACGGTCAGCGAAGACGAGCATCCCGATCCGACGAAGACGATCGGCCTCTGGTTCAAAGGGGCAAGCCGGATTCGCGTGGAAGGGAACGGCTCTCGTCTGCTTTTTCACGGGAAGATGACGCCGATCGTCATGGACGGTTGCGTCGACGCGGAAATACGGAATTTGACGATCGATTTCGCAAGACCGACGATATCGGAAATTCGGATCGCGGCGATCGGCGAAAGCTATTGGGACGTGGAGGTACATCCGGATTCCTATTATTTGTTGAAGGACGACAAGCTGCATTGGGTCGGCGAAGGCTGGTCTTACCGCGGAGGCCCCGCCCAGGAATATGACCCGGTCAGTAATCGGACATGGAGAGTCCCTAACCCGGTAACGTTGGCCAATCACGTCGAGCAACTGGAACTCGGCAAGCTTCGATTGCGGTTCGCATCCGCTCCGTTCACGACGGTCGGTCATGTGTTTCAAATGCGAGACGGCATCCGCGACCAAGTCGGTTCGCTGATCGTAGGTTGTCGCAACATCATCTGGCAAAACGTCTGGATGCAATATATGCACGGACTGGGGATCGTCGGGCAATTCAGCGAAAATCTAACATTAGAGGGCTTGCGATTGGCGCCGGATCCTTCCGAAGGACGAACGGCCGCGGGTTTCGCCGATTTCGTTCATCTATCCGGAATGAAAGGTAAAGTATCGATCGTCGACAGCGAATTCGAGGGAGCGCACGACGACGCGATCAATGTACACGGTACTCATCTTAGAATCGTCGGCGTCGAGGACGGCAAGCGCGTTCGCGTGAGGTTCATGCATCCGCAAACCTACGGATTTAACGCGTTCCATCCTGGCGACGAGATCGACTTTATTTCCGCGCGCGCGCTGACTTCTTATGCAACCCGGCAGGTTATCGACATCAAGCAGCTCAGTCTGCGCGAAGCCGAGTTGACGCTTGATGCTCTCGTGCCGGAGACGATCGGGGACGAGGATGTCGTCGAGAACGTCACGTGGACGCCCGAAGTATCCATTCGCGGAAATGTCTTCAAGAGAATCCCGACCCGAGGAATTCTCGTTACGACGCGCCGTAAAGTGACCATCGAGAATAATTCGTTCGAAAAGCTTCACATGAGCGCCATTCTGATCGCCGATGATGCCGAAAGCTGGTTCGAATCGGGAATGGTCAGGCATGTTCGGATCAGGGGTAACCGATTCATCGCATGCGGCGGCGGTACTCAGCCCGTCATTCTGATTCACCCGGAGAACACGCTCGTTTCAGCGGATGCTCCCGTGCATAGCAACGTCGTCATAAGCGGTAACCGGTTTGAACTGGACGGTTCCCCGTTATTGGACGCGAAGAGCACGCACGACTTGATTGTTGCGGATAATCAGATCTCGAGAAACGGCGTCATGGATGGAGAATCCGCCGATTCGCAAGAAATCGTTCGATTGTGGGCGTGCAGCGGAGTTGAGATTGTCGGAAATACATTCGAAGACAACGGAGTTGCAATTGTAAAGACGATTTCGATGCGAGCCAAGCACCTTGCCATCGATACGGGGCAAGCAGCAATTATACGGAGGGATTACGAGGATGAAATCTAA
- a CDS encoding Gfo/Idh/MocA family protein, protein MKSNVRIGIIGLGGRGMGLLEIIILKMKDVEVVAVCDLHEDRRNRAADVIEMAGNSRPIATSHYNEVLDMASVDAVVITTSWSSHIHIAIDAMEKGKYAACEVGGAYSIQECWKLVEAYERTKVPCMLLENCCYGRDELMVLNMVKLGVFGELVHASGGYHHDLRYEIANGKENRHYRLNEYVHRNCENYPTHELGPIAKVLDINRGNRMMSLVSVSSKAAGMQEYLKNKSANSELANTRFMQGDIVTTIIKCDRGETLTLTLDTTLPRYYSRGFTVRGTKALFMEDNRSLFIDGEHDKYETKWKTQWDNADGYREKYDHPIWQSYLREGVREGHDGMDWLVFKAFFDSVKSGTQTPIDVYDMAAWMSISSLSEDSIAMGGQPVAIPDFTNGKWIGAK, encoded by the coding sequence ATGAAATCTAATGTGAGAATCGGCATCATCGGACTTGGCGGCCGGGGTATGGGGCTGCTGGAAATCATTATTTTGAAAATGAAGGACGTGGAAGTCGTCGCCGTGTGCGACTTGCACGAGGATCGTCGTAACCGGGCAGCCGACGTTATCGAGATGGCGGGCAACAGCCGACCGATTGCAACATCGCATTACAACGAGGTTCTGGATATGGCATCGGTTGATGCCGTCGTCATTACCACGTCATGGTCCTCCCATATTCACATCGCGATCGACGCAATGGAAAAGGGGAAATACGCCGCTTGTGAAGTCGGAGGCGCGTACTCCATTCAGGAATGCTGGAAGCTGGTAGAAGCTTACGAGAGAACGAAGGTTCCTTGCATGCTATTGGAAAATTGCTGTTATGGCCGGGATGAACTCATGGTTTTAAACATGGTAAAGCTAGGGGTATTCGGGGAACTGGTCCACGCCTCGGGAGGTTATCATCATGACCTGCGCTATGAAATCGCTAATGGCAAGGAAAACCGGCATTATCGGCTGAACGAATACGTTCATCGCAACTGCGAGAACTATCCGACCCACGAGTTGGGGCCGATCGCCAAGGTTCTCGATATTAATAGAGGAAACCGAATGATGTCCCTGGTGTCGGTCTCGTCCAAGGCGGCGGGCATGCAGGAATACTTGAAGAACAAAAGCGCGAATAGCGAGCTCGCGAACACCCGGTTTATGCAAGGGGATATCGTGACTACGATCATCAAGTGCGACCGCGGGGAAACGCTAACGCTCACGTTGGATACGACGTTGCCTAGATACTATTCAAGAGGATTTACGGTAAGAGGAACGAAAGCATTGTTCATGGAAGACAATCGCTCGTTGTTCATTGACGGTGAACACGACAAATATGAAACGAAATGGAAAACGCAATGGGACAATGCGGACGGCTATCGCGAAAAGTATGATCACCCCATCTGGCAGAGCTACTTACGGGAAGGCGTTCGCGAGGGACATGACGGGATGGATTGGCTTGTGTTCAAAGCTTTTTTCGACAGCGTCAAGAGCGGGACGCAAACGCCGATCGACGTATACGACATGGCCGCGTGGATGAGCATCTCCTCTCTTTCCGAGGATTCCATTGCGATGGGCGGGCAACCGGTGGCGATTCCCGATTTTACGAACGGAAAATGGATCGGCGCCAAGTAA
- a CDS encoding aldo/keto reductase family protein has product MKYRRLGRSGLQVSEIALGSWLTYDDPGQAASVEAVIHKAYELGINYFDTANMYARGEAEKVMGRALVSYKRDSYVLGTKVYFDMGDGPNDRGLSRKHIMEQCEASLKRLGVDYIDLYYCHRFDENTPLDETLRAMDDLVTQGKVLYVGISEWREWQIAEAAGLAERLHLDPIVVNQPEYNMFTRRIEADIVAQCEKQGIGQVVFSPLAHGVLSGKYRKGVALPEGSRATNPEHNHWIKNQGLLSENRLNQVELLIQLAEQMGITLVQLALAWNLRLPNISSCIIGATRPEQVEQNASASGIALADDVVAEIEKILSE; this is encoded by the coding sequence ATGAAGTATCGCAGGTTGGGAAGAAGCGGCCTTCAAGTGAGCGAAATCGCTCTTGGCAGTTGGTTAACGTACGATGATCCGGGACAGGCCGCTTCCGTAGAAGCCGTCATTCATAAGGCGTATGAACTGGGGATCAACTACTTCGACACGGCCAACATGTATGCCCGAGGCGAGGCGGAAAAGGTCATGGGCCGGGCGTTGGTAAGCTATAAGAGAGACTCTTACGTTCTCGGGACGAAGGTTTATTTCGACATGGGCGACGGGCCTAACGATCGAGGGTTGTCGCGCAAGCACATCATGGAGCAATGCGAAGCGAGCCTGAAGAGGCTTGGCGTCGATTATATCGACCTGTACTATTGTCATCGATTCGACGAGAATACGCCGCTGGACGAAACCTTAAGGGCGATGGACGATTTGGTCACGCAAGGCAAAGTGTTATATGTCGGCATCAGCGAGTGGCGGGAATGGCAAATCGCGGAGGCAGCGGGGCTAGCAGAGCGTCTTCATCTGGATCCGATTGTCGTCAATCAGCCGGAATACAATATGTTCACTCGCCGAATCGAAGCGGACATCGTGGCGCAATGCGAAAAGCAGGGTATCGGCCAAGTCGTGTTCTCTCCATTGGCACATGGCGTCCTTAGCGGCAAATACCGTAAAGGGGTGGCGCTTCCCGAAGGATCAAGGGCTACTAACCCGGAGCACAATCATTGGATCAAAAACCAAGGCTTGTTGTCCGAGAATAGGCTCAACCAGGTAGAGCTGTTGATTCAATTGGCAGAGCAGATGGGCATCACGTTGGTTCAACTGGCTTTGGCTTGGAATTTACGACTGCCGAACATCTCGAGCTGCATTATCGGCGCCACGAGACCGGAGCAAGTCGAGCAAAACGCATCCGCTTCGGGCATAGCCCTAGCTGACGACGTTGTGGCCGAAATCGAAAAGATATTAAGCGAATAA
- a CDS encoding metallophosphoesterase family protein — translation MNHRMRYREDGTFTIIQFTDVHWTDGLELDRQTQAVMETVMDAEDPDLVVFTGDLIQPTDKADAVDMMRQAVESVVRRGIPWAFVFGNHDTEAHITRAELVEAIIAQPYSVTRRGPERLTGEGNYVIEIGHADGKCGAALYFLDSGNVSCVPSIDGYDWIRRDQIDWYAEQSRELAAKNAGTSVPALAFFHIPLPEYEEMWLEGAGYGSKLEKVCCPNVNSGLFAAMVEQGDVMGTFCGHDHINDYWGEWYGIRLCYGRATGLNTYGREDFPHGARIIRLQEGVCGFTTWLRLGTGEKIEQMIRNPR, via the coding sequence ATGAATCATCGGATGAGATATCGGGAAGATGGCACCTTCACGATTATCCAGTTCACCGATGTCCATTGGACGGACGGTCTGGAGCTGGATCGTCAAACGCAGGCGGTCATGGAAACGGTGATGGATGCCGAGGATCCGGACCTGGTCGTGTTTACCGGGGATTTGATCCAACCGACCGACAAGGCCGATGCCGTGGACATGATGCGGCAAGCCGTGGAATCGGTCGTGCGAAGAGGTATTCCTTGGGCGTTCGTATTCGGCAATCACGACACGGAGGCGCATATCACGCGGGCTGAATTGGTTGAAGCTATCATAGCGCAGCCCTACTCTGTTACACGGCGCGGCCCGGAACGTTTGACCGGCGAAGGAAACTACGTCATCGAGATCGGCCATGCGGACGGAAAGTGCGGAGCCGCGCTTTATTTCCTCGATTCGGGCAACGTCTCCTGCGTTCCTTCCATCGACGGTTACGACTGGATTCGGCGGGATCAGATCGACTGGTACGCGGAGCAATCCCGCGAGCTGGCGGCGAAGAACGCGGGTACTTCCGTACCGGCGCTAGCCTTCTTCCACATTCCGCTGCCGGAATACGAGGAAATGTGGTTGGAGGGGGCAGGTTACGGGAGCAAGCTGGAGAAGGTGTGTTGTCCTAACGTTAATTCGGGTCTATTCGCAGCGATGGTGGAACAAGGCGATGTTATGGGCACTTTTTGCGGACACGATCACATCAACGATTATTGGGGCGAATGGTATGGCATTCGGTTATGTTATGGTCGGGCTACAGGCTTGAATACATATGGCCGAGAAGATTTTCCTCACGGTGCGCGAATCATTCGATTGCAAGAAGGGGTCTGCGGGTTTACGACGTGGCTGAGACTGGGGACCGGAGAGAAGATCGAGCAGATGATAAGGAATCCTCGTTAA
- a CDS encoding sensor histidine kinase, whose amino-acid sequence MKRSDSRNLRAFDGGAEKKDEVGFLTGSFNRMIGRIDELVNSVQRSEIMRKEAEYLMLQAQIKPHFLYNTLETIRMLAHSNGDAPVSELTNNLARFVRYSLSRQNDTATIADELEHIRSYLSVHQTRFGDRMKFEIEAEEGVGSQRCPRFILQPLVENSIEHGISKIRRIGLIRIRCYRAEDRYTVITISDSGPGKMHRN is encoded by the coding sequence ATGAAAAGAAGCGATTCCCGTAACTTGCGCGCGTTTGACGGAGGTGCGGAGAAGAAGGACGAAGTCGGGTTCTTGACCGGTTCCTTCAATAGAATGATCGGGCGGATAGACGAACTGGTTAACAGCGTTCAGCGTTCGGAGATTATGAGGAAAGAAGCGGAATATTTAATGCTCCAAGCCCAGATCAAGCCGCATTTCTTATACAACACGTTGGAAACGATTCGTATGCTGGCGCACTCGAACGGGGACGCTCCCGTTTCGGAATTGACGAACAATCTGGCCAGATTTGTCCGTTACAGCCTTTCGCGGCAAAATGACACGGCGACGATCGCCGACGAGTTGGAACATATCCGAAGCTATTTGTCCGTTCACCAGACGCGCTTCGGAGACCGAATGAAGTTCGAGATCGAAGCGGAAGAAGGAGTCGGTTCGCAACGTTGTCCCAGGTTCATTCTGCAGCCGCTCGTGGAAAATAGTATCGAGCACGGGATTTCCAAAATCCGGCGCATAGGACTGATTCGGATTCGCTGCTATCGCGCGGAAGACCGATATACCGTCATTACGATATCCGATAGCGGTCCGGGAAAGATGCACAGAAACTAG